cgtGCTGCGATCGCGTTCGTTGCCACAAAGGGTGGCGTGCTCCAGCCGCATCGTCTCATGCAACTGCGCGAGCGTGCGTCGCAGACTTAGCACGCCATGCGTTTcaagcagctccagcagcagcctgtACTGATCAGCCGTGTTAAGCTCGTTTTCCTGCACTACGGCGAGCACAATCGGCTTCAGCAAGACACCCGTGCGCTGATGATACTGGCGAAGGAAGCTCGAATAGGGCACGGCGTTGCGCCAAACAGCAACTGCTTCGGCAAGAGCCGCCGACACCTGCACCGTCGAGTTGTGTTTTTCGTCTGTCACATACGCAGACTCACGTTgccgcggcgatgcggcgacgACGGACGGCGTGGCGAGCGAAGCCGCTTTAGTGCTctcgaccaccgccgcatcgccaACGTTCATGAAGGCCTCGCGGAACTTGTGAAGGTACGCGTGAAATTTATGCACCAGCGGGGAGATGCCGGCGAATGAGCAACTGATGGTGTTAATCTCGATGTTCTTCCATTGTCGTGCCGtccctgctgcagccgcggccgagACCTCGGTGGAGGAAAGGTGGCTGCCGCTCTCGGGGTCGACGGAGCTCATGTAGTCGGTGCGAAGGATGCCCAGCATAAATGGCTGGTACACCGGGGCCTTCGCCCCGACGGGGGTGGTCATGTACACCTTCTCCAGGATGGCAAGCAGCCGGCCGGTGAAACTGCGATCGCTCTCTGCCGTCGACTTCATGGAGTCACGCAAGAACTCGAAGTTACGCGACGTGCGGTTGATTGCCTCGTTCCACAGGAGCTGGCGGTCGTACAACTGGCGCAGCACATCCGCCTTCATGGGGAAGGGACGCAGGGACAAGGCAGGATGGGTGATTTCGTAAGTGTCGGGCTGATGAATGGCAAGTCCCAGCTCAAGGCACTTGGCCgcgagctcctcctcgctcggAAGACCCTCAAGTACATCGTTGGAAACTGCCGCAccggtgacggtggtggccgtcTTCTTCGTCGTGGCGGGCATGTATTCCGCGTTTTCGTTGTCTGTTCTGAAGATGAGACGGTGCGTGGACAATgagggatgggggaggaggaagagtaggggtgggggtggggggcagGGGACACGTTGGTTTTCGGGTTGCCCTGAAAGAGAACCGCAACCGGAAAACACACGCAGGCCCGTGCGCACGAGGAAAACCTGCGCGCAGCAACAAATAGAGGCGACAAGGTTGTAGAagggagacagagacagagacagagacagagagagagagagagtggtgAGCACATGAGAACCGTACGCAGCCGAAAGGCGACGTCGAGCGCCGTTTCGCTTTGGTTCGTGCCTGCCCCGCTTCGCGTTTTCAACACGTCCATGTCTCCAGCGAAACgacacccctcccccctcccccctcccctccgccggCCCACATGGGCTGGTGGGAAGCGGCACAGCAAGTCGAGCGAACAAGACGAAAggcaaaacgaaaacgaacaACAGCGATCCGCGCCAGCAAGGCAGaaacctccctccctcaccacGAAGACGACAAGAAAGATGGCCTGGGGTGGCCGTGTtgctgccacagcagcgactcttccccaccgacagagagactcaagggagggagagacacaggcagacacacacacacacacacacacggacacacatgcgcatgcgcgtccGTAAACGTAACGACTGCCGCGCCCAATGAAACGCCCACGTgcgccgacacacgcactTGTTGAGCAACCACTACTCAGGCGATAGTATCTATGATGCGCTCTCTATGATGCGTCATCGCTGTAGGTATGCTCTTTTCGCCCCACACAACATGACGATACAAAAACAGCCTCAggttggaggaggaggaggggcacacacgcacgcacacacacaacctCGCTCCTTCACCTGCGATCCGGCCGCTACACCGACAACTCCCCCAGTGACGGACCGGAGTGGATCTCCGCCTTGAAGGGCACATCCAGCTTCATGTCCGGCCAGAGGGCGGCAATAGCTTCCTGCGTGTGCCCCATGATGCGGGCGAGATCAGCGCAAACCTCGTCGGCGACACACTTGTGCGCGTCCACCCACACGCAGTCGTGCACGGTGTTCACCAAAAACGCCTTCTCGCCGTAGTTGCGCTTGCGGTAGAACTCGCGCACGATGGCGCCGCACATGATCTGCACAATCTCACCAGCGAGCCCCTGCACTGGGTAGTTCTTCAGACGCGGTACACTCTTGCGGTCCCTCGTAAAGTCGAACTTGCTGCCGGTGGGCACAACAAAGTAGTACATCGGCTCCGTTAGCATCACGACGCGGCGGATGTTGGCGTTCCAGAGAGACGTGTCCagcgtgcgcagccgcagcagccgatcCGCACCTGCCTCGACGCACCTCGTGACGAGGCTGTAATACTTGCTCAGCTCCTTGTAGTGGTGCTCCTCGGCCACAATGAGGCGATCCACCTCCTGCTCTGTGAGCCccgtggtggtggagatGGTCgagacgccagcgccgtaCTGGCGCTGGAAGGAAAACACCTTCGCCTGCTGACGCAGCTGGATGTATTGCGGgtccttctccaccttcgCCTTCCGCACCACATCCTCGTAGGGCTCCTTTGTCATGAGAGAGACGCGTAGGCAGTGGAAGTCGATgttgtcgcgcagctcctgcatCATGCGCGGGTCTCGGCACAGCGCGGCCAGGACGACGACCTCGAGCTGGCTGTAGTCTGCCTCGATCATCATACCCTGCGCACTGAATCGTGACACAATCAGGCGGCGCaggtcctcctccttcggAATGTTCTGCAGATTCGGCGACTGAGAAGAAAGGCGGCCCGTGGCCGTCACGCAGTGGCATAGCTCGCCGTGAACGCGGTCGTGGCACTCCGGCAACACGGCGCGGAAGAGGCAGCCCTCCTCGAAGAGCTGCAGTTTCTTCTCGGTAaagcgcagctgctgcagcgcggagaagaaggagaggTCGATCGTCTTGtacggcgacagcagcatcGTCACTCGCTCCATCGCGTCGGCGCCGGATGACGCGGACTTGCCACGCAAGAAGCGTCGCAACAGGGGGTGCAGCTTCGCCGGTGTCACCATCCATAGCATGCCGGCCGTCGAGGCCCGCTCCTGCCCATGCAGGCCCTGCGGCGCGCTCGACGGAGTTGGCTGCGAGCTGCGGAATGCGTCACGCGGCGTGCCCACGACCGAGGCGCACTGCGACACAATACTCTTCACAGCCCCCTCGACTCCGCCGAGCGACACGAGCTCCTTCGCATGCGCCTCCCACGTGCACCGGGCCGAGAAGGTTGTGGCGTTGGATGATCTGAGCTCCGAGAAGTCCGACTCGAAAGAGTCGGCaccctgcggcggcggcgggaagGCCTTCGTGACGTCCGCGAAGCACACCCGCTCCAGCGATGCCGGctcgccgtccgcgccgacgccgtctACTTGCCCGTCAAACACGGCCTTCTTGATGGCTTCGAGTACTCCGCTGTCCACAAGCGACTCCAGCTTGTCGTGCGCGCAGTTTGTTAGAATGAGAATGTTGCGCAGGTCTGCCGCGATGTCACCGTCACCCGCCGCCCTGCCTCCTTGTCGCGTCCTCTTTCCACCCGACTTGCGAGTTGTGGGTACCTTCGCTTCCCCTGTCGATGCCGCGGACGACGCTGCGAGGAGCTGCTTGAGTGGCTCATAGGCAGCGATGCGTTCCTTCAGCTGTGTCACCGTCACTACATCCGGCCTCTCCGCAACAGGAATAATGTCGTCCACGGCGACACGCAGGTTCATCTCGCGCGCCTCGGGGTCCGTGACGGCGGGGCAGTAGAGCGATATCTGCTCCATCCAGCCGCCGATCTTCACTTTGCagagcaccaccacgacggcggTCTGCTGAATGAGAGCATCCATCGTGCAGCGCTTGCAGAGCTGCTGGATTGTCTgcaggctgcgctgcgcatcATTCAGAGTAAtggcactgccgctgcttgggccgccgctgcctgtgccgccgttgccgccgagTAAGGCGTCCGCCTGCGTGTACGCCTCTGGCGCCTTGGTACCAGTGACATGGCACACGGCATGCGGGAAGAGGCTCGTTGCCGGGTACCTGGTCGGCTTTACAGGAATAAAACGCGATCCGAGGTGGCGACACAGACCACCGCCGTAGATGATGGTGCTGATATCCTGCGGAGAACGGAAGTTGATACGCTGCCGCACATCGTCGTCCATGGACTGTGTGAAGTCCATGATCTTGTGATGCAGCACCTTCTCTAGTCGCTCGTgctcgaggcgcagcgtaTTGGCAAAGTATGTCACCTGTGACTGcggcaccagctgcagcccCTGCAGCTCCATCTCCATCGACGCCAACAGGCCGTCCatgcggtgctgcaccgAGGACATCTGCCGCGTGCTCACAGCGACCTCGAGCTGCATCTCGTAGATCAGTTTCAGCTTTGCTAAGGGCTGCATCGAGCCCTTCAGCGGCCCATCGTggtactgcagcagcgtTCGCTCCATCGTGGCCAGGTGTAGGTTGTTGAAACCCTTCAGCAGGTACTGGGCATACTGAGCGCACCAGATCTTGCCGCCGTTGTACAGGAACGTGCGCAACcgcacgctgcgccgcaggAACAGCAAGATGCGCTTGATGTCCCACCCGATCAGGATGGCGTTCTCGGCCCTGTTCTTCGGATCCGGCGCGTCAGGTGGGCCGATCGGCAACGTGTCtggcagcaccacctccggGTCGACAAACTCCTTCACCTCACCCGTCCTGTCTTCGATTTTCGCCCTCCAGTGACGCACCGCCGGCGGGTTCATCAAGTTGAGCGACGTCCACAGTTGCCCCGACACGTCCACCATGCCGTTGCGCGCTGAGAACGGGTTATCCgcgcggcgggcggcggtgacgcttGCACTCCTGACATGCATAAAGTACGCGACGCGGCTCCGCATCGcttcctgcagcgccttctctCGATCGAGCCGCTCGTGGCTGTTGTAGATGACTTGAATGTGCTCCTCCAGGAGTCGGCTGGCCTGTGCGGTGGCACGCAAATCACGCACGGAGGCGCCACCtctgccggcagcgccgtttggagcgccgccgcggatgGGGCGGCTCATGGTATCGACGGGCttgccaccggcgccgcctcccaTCAAACGCGGCCCGGGCGCGAAGACGGGCTCCAGGAAGCTTGGCATGATCTCTCGCTGCACGCTGCGACGCTGCAGTCGGTAGAAGGCGGAGCTCGGGTGCGGCATGTGCGGTTCGCCGTTCTCCTCCTTCATTAGCCCCATCCAAGTGATGCGCGAAAAGCTATCCAGCGCCTGGGTCAGCATGGAGGTCAGGTTCAGCCGGTGCGGCCGCTCCAGCCCCAGCTGAGACTCCACATCCTGGAGAAGAATCGAGAAGGCACACTTGCCCTTGCGTGCTAGCGGGAAGCGGGCGAAGCACTCGGCGGCCGAGCCGGTGCCGATAATGTAGATCAGGTGCCGCtctgagagggagagcggctGCACAAACTGACCGGTGAGCAGATCCTGCATTGGGGGGACGGCTGCCGTGccggctgccgtgcgcgccggcgccgacaCGAAGATGAGGCCCCACCGATCTttgtcgctgcgcagcagcccgctcgaggtggcggcgagagacgcggcgacagcaccgGTTCGGCGCCGCGTGGCTTGATTGCCGCTCGTCGAGGAATACAGCACAATCGCatcggcagccgccgccagctgcgcctgcaggAGCTCCTTGTTGAGCATCGCGCCAGCGCTCATGTCGCCGGAGCGGCTTTGAAAGTTGAAGGCGGCGAGCAGAAACGACTGCGGGGCGCACGAAAGCGGTGCCGCGATGAAGTTCTTCCACTCCTCGGCATACGCGTTCAGCACCGCGACGGTGAGAAGCTGCGGGTTCAGCTCCTTATCCTTCTTCTTGCGCGAGAtcacctcgcgcagcttggcGTAGGAAAAGAAGAGATGGTCAGGATCCTCGTTCAGCCGGGGGTGGTAGCTgcctgccggcggcggcggtcgtgcAGGCCGCGACAAGCCGATGGCGTTCTGCAGCAGGGCCACGCTCGGCGACTGTAGCGTTGGCACAAAGATGGCGACGAAGGACGCGCGAAAGAGGCTGATCCACTCCACGTAGCGCGATTTGATCTCATTCAGTTTGCACACAAGCCGCGCGCCGCTCGCGATGTCCTCGAAGGTGATGTCGAAGTTCACGGTAACACGCGTGTCTGGCAGGTACACGGCGATCGCGCGGAACGCCTTGCCGTGCTGCCGTGTCAGCGTGGCAAGCCGAAGATTCAGCGGGCTCTCAAAGTCGAGAAGGTTGCCGATGCACGGCAGTGCCGATGTGTGCGCTGGAGTGCTgccagcagccgcggtgTCGGCCGGGGGTGGCACTCCCTCGCTGTCCACCGCGCTGTAGTCTGtctcctcgcgcacctcggcTGCGCGGCCTACCTGTTCCGCTTCGCCCAAGTTtgcgcctgccgcggcaTCATATGCGATATCGCCGTCGTCCATCGCCGCTCTGTCGTGATGATCGCTGCCAGCGTACCCACTTGCTTCCGCGTCGGCCACGCCTATAGGATCCCCGCAGAGGTCCGCATCGCCCTGCACCACAGCGCTCTCTttgccgccgacgtcgctTTCACCGGCCTCGTCAATGGTATTGCCTTCGTGCTGGTAGGGAGGATCCAGTGACACCTGCGCCACGGGTGGAGGTAGAGGCGGTTCaaccgctgcagctgcggcggaggaggtcgAGGGGGCGCGAGGGGCCCGCACGCGCCTCTTTTTCGGACCGCGGACAGGGGTTACCGGCAATGCAGAcgcggcggcttcggcggcggtgtcagGGGCGGCGACAGAGTCGGTGGCTTTccggcgcgcgtgctgtgcTTTGGTGATGCACCGGCGCTTCGGCacagcgacgctgctgctgcccgggGACACAGCCGTTACCAAGGTGACGGCTGAGGTGTGGAAAAACTGCGTAGGGGTGTGCAGTGCCCACAGTGCGAGGTCACCGTGGAGAGGGCCCACCACTACTCCAGCCCGCTGAGACTTCCTACGCAGCCCGGCGTGGGCGTCATAGACGTTAGAGGAATGCCTGCAGGAGAGGTGGACCCTTCTGGCAGtagccagcgctgccgcacgccgGACGCCAACTGCATGATACATGACGATGGCTTTGCTCTCGCaagctgcgcgcgtgctgtgcaGTATGCAGTTGACCCTTCCCCCttatttgtgtgtgcgtcggtTCGCTGCACAACAGGAacccccccaccccccacctgaaaaaaaaacgtgcaCAAGTGCACGCGCGCTCAGATACGGCTGAGCGGAGGAGGCAGGAGCGCAAAAGGCGATGATGTGGGTAAGTAAAGGATATCCGTGACAAGAACGAAATCGACGAGCGCGTGTGCTCctcgtccccccccctgtctGTGTAAAAACGAAGCTCCGTAACACGAATGGGACGTGAGAcagcagaagagagagagactctAGAAacaagggagagggagagggcggaggcgctCAGTATGCAagcacaccgacacgcacgcatacacacgtgcGTTCGCCTGTCTATTGTTTGCACGCGCCTGTGCTGCACACGCTCCGCGTGTCTGCCTGTCTGTATGCTGCTTTGTATTTTAATAAAAGTGGTTTGCTCAGAAATgcatgtgtctgtgcgtgccggtGAGAACTACTTTGAACGCCCGATGATAACCCTTGATGCGCCCTCTcgtctgcctgtgtgtgcgtgtgtaccgCTGTGTGCACACCGCACGCGAGCAGTATTCCTGTCTGTCGGGTCGTGTGCATGCATACCGTTATTTTTGTGTTGgtcagcgagagagaggcgggggagATACGAGGCAGCAGCAATGGCGGAGACACGTGTGGGGAACACGCAACAGCAAACAAGGGGGAGAGCGACGATTCACAGGTAGCGGGAGGAGttgcgtgtttgcgtgtggggcgagggggatgggggaggggcttTCGGCGGCTTCTGCGGAAGGAGTCGCCGGCGCAGGACTGcctcgcacacgcaagcagaGACGCCAACACGGTCCTTCGAaaaggcggcggaggcgctgagATACCAATAGGgtcgctctcgccctctcccgccGCTGTTCCCGCTCTCTTGCCGCACCGCTACTGCTGCCTGCAcctcttcaccaccaccagacCGGGACcgaagagcgcgcgcgcgacacGTGGCAAACTCGTCGAGATCATGCATCGTACTCCTGCACGGTTACATCTGTAGTTGGAAACTTGATACGTGGGTGTCGCAACACAGTCGTGTGCAGTCGCTACTAAAGAACGAAGAAAAATGGAACAAGAACTCCCCTCAGACTAAGACGCATCAAGACGCACGTAGAACAATCAACCACCACACCGGCTGCTCCTCCGTCATGTAAAACGAAGGAAACATGTGCGAAAGAAAATTATTGAGAGAGGAAGTGACGACCTGGCGTGAGCGTGGTGGTGGAATGTCAGCGAGAGAAGACGatggaggggtggggggttcGAGTAactacccccccccacgcagccgcgcgaCAACACCCACACCGCAAGCATCACTTCCACACCTTTCTTTGTCCACGCCGCACCAACCACCACTACTATCCACAACCAACCTCGCCGTCGCGAGCAAGCGCACGCCGCTGAGATCTGTTGCGCGCTTCTTGCAGCGACGTCCTCTCTGATGCATCCCCACGATaaccacagcagcacccactcacccccccacacacacactacaaCAGTGACATACAGATACACAGGCCTCCCCCCATCCCTTTCCATACACACTCAAAGAGAAGGCGTCCATCACGCATGCACTACTACACAGTGCCCTCTCTACCACAGCTGCCGTGTGCGCGTATACAcaacccctcctcctccccaaaAAAGAACGCGTGGCCCGTCAGCGAGCGACACCCCCGGTTctacgcacacatgcgcacagcGTGGGAGAGGCACAAGAAGCAAGAAGACGGCACCATACAAAGTGAGAGAGATTCAAcaagaagggaaggggagggggagggggcgaaaGCGAGcaaccaacaacaacaaataAACGTTAGTAACTTCCTtagggtggggaggggagggggtccACATCATCCACAAGATCCGCCACGGCGATCGCtggacgagagagagagaaggggcagcaacaacaaaacaaggAGTACAGCGAAGAACAGCGGAGGGCGGGGCGTGTGCAGGTGAGCCTCCGCCAAGCGCgtgagggaagaggaggaaggaggggggagccGAAACGCAACAGGCACGCGCCCGCTCACGTGTCCGGAGGCATACacgtgagggagagggacgaagagtcgccgctgctcactTTGAACTCCACGCCGAACCTGCCCCAAGGGCAGACAACACCGCCACAAGGCgaacacgtgtgtgtgcgtgtgcgtgtgtgtgtgtgtgtgcgtgtgctcacATGCCCCTTGACCTAACAACGCTTTATTGAATGCTCTTCTCGAGGTCCTTCAGCACGCGGCGAGCGTCACTGCTCTCAATCttgccgcgcgcacgcgcaatCAGATGGCGCACGTCGCTACGGACTTGCTGCGCCTTTGCCGTCTTCTTGGCGATCACTTCGTCGTGCTCCGACAGTACGTCGAAGAGGAACGACGCGACCTTCTCGAGCTCTTCTGCCGTCTCCGTCGCCTCCTGCTCGCACATCTGCGTGATCAGCTTCACCCatgtcgcctccgccgtctccgcgTCAGACACCACTCTCGCTACATCATCCTCCGAGAGGCggtccagcagctgcacgcagcagcgagcgtTCTGCGCCATCACGACATAGGAAAGGCCCTGCGAAATGCGGCCCTCCTTCATGTACTTCTCCGCCGTCTCGATCACCGTCTGTGgggacggcgtcgctgctgcgccagcgccagcCGCAGCTCCGTTATTACCGATGGCTTCACCGCTACGGATCGCGGCGCGGAGCGCCGCAAGCTCTGCCCGCATGGCTTCCACCTCCTGCACAGCGCCAGAGTTCATGATCTGCGTCAAGGCTGCCTGCAGCTTGCGGTTTTCCTCCTCCAAGGCGCTCATGCTTGCGTTCATGCGCGCCAGCGACTCGCTCAGCTCCCGCTCAACGTACGCGTCGATCCACTTGGCCGCGTTCTCACCGAGCGTCCGCGGTGTCTCCTGCAACGCCTCCTccaggcggcgacggagcaCCTCCTTCTGATTGACACGAATGCTCAAGTTGAAGGCGGCGTTCACGGCGGCATCCAGCTCGGTGCGAAGAGTATCACGCACGCCACGCGTCACCCCAGTGGCAATCTCGCTCGCAACGggcgccagcagcttcgccagcgcgTAGCTGTTGAAGGCTTCGGAGTGACGGCTgttcgtcgccgcggcggcaggcacggcaggggccgcggctgccgcagacgcgctcgcggtctgctgcagctccgtcatctgcgcctccagcgccagtGAGACGAGCTGCTGGTGATCGCGCGTGAGCTGATCGGGGGTGAGCAACAGGATCTGCGTAACGTTCTTCACAACATTCAGCAGGCCAtcgatggcgcggcgcaAGGCCTCGTCGCCCTGGTACACGGCGCTCGCCACAAGCCCGTCCAGCGACTGTGGCAGGGTGGCGTTTTGGAGAGCGCTGCGAGCGCTGTTGTACGCGGCCATGGCAGTTATCGGGTTCGCGTTCGTAGCGGTCGACGACGTTGCGTTGGCCGGCGGGGACGCAGAGCCGACAGGGGCTGAAGACGACACAGACGCCGGAACAGGCGCAGCCGCGTAGCTGCTCGCGGCCGGGCGAAACGGGATCCCGGTGCTGATGATAGAGGGGTCGACGAAGGGCGTGGAGTTGCTGCGCGGCACGggagcagccgcacctgcaGTCGTCTCCTTCACCGGCGCGGAGGTCGGGGAGGACACGCTCGGCGAGGCGGTGTTCGTGGCGAGCTGGTAAAGGTCCAGCTCCTTGACGGCGTCGACCAGCACCGTGGCAAAGCGGGTGGACTCGTGGTAGCACACGCTCGTCGGCCGCACCGCGCCGCCCATGTCGTACACCGTGGTGTCGaagtcgtcgtcgccgcgcaCCTGAACACGCGCTAGCTTGCCATTGTCATTGAAGATGGACATGGCGTTGCGAGACGTGAGCATTGTCACAATGCTGCCGAAGGTGaagatgcgcagcagcgccggctcTGCGACGCCGGTGAGcttccacacgcacaccttgGTCTTGGAGCTGACGGCAAGCAGGGCGGTGCTGGAgtccgccgccggcgctgcagcgctatcacccgccgcggctgcgttgctgccgaCGAAGCTGAGCTGCACAATCTCATCCCCTTCGCACCCGCTCCATGCTGGCGTCGTCGTGTTGCGCAGCGTGCACGCCATGACCTTCGTCGCCTCCGACGTGAAGGCGAGCCAGCTGCCACTGAAGGTGGTGCACATACTCTTGAGCGAAGTCTcctgcggcagctggcgcagctcacGGCTTGCTGCGCTcagcttcgcctccagcaTGCTCGTCGAGTACTCCGAGATGAGCTTCGAGCtctccagcaccgcggcagTCTTGCCATACAGCACGAGAAGGTCAGGCATGTTGTTCGCGGGGTTGATGAAGAAGTGGAACGTGTTGATGACAACCTTGTCAACAAGTTTGAAATACGGCTTCACCGTCAGACGCCCCTCCGTGGTGGCGGCTTTGTCACTCGCTCCGTGACCAGTGCCTCCTCGCTCGAAAACCGCTACCCACACGTAGAAGTCACTGGAAGACGCAGAGGCAGCCACATTGCTGTGGAAGTTCACGAAGCGCAGGTCGTGCACCGGGCTCTCGTGTAGCCGAAAGGCACCGCGCTCGTTGTTGGCGCGGCAGATGAGCCGAATCGCACGGCGGTTCTTAAGTGTGTAGGCAATGAACGCCTCCGACTCGCCCAGGACACGTGGAATGtcagcctcctccttgaAGATGGCCACCATGGTCTTCAGTACACTCTTCCCGGTGGCAGCCGGGGCAGTGGTCAAGTTCGACACAGACGCCATgtttggtggtggtggtggtggagggggggggtgtctGCCAACGCGCGCTTGTTGCTGTGTTTCGCCGTGTATAACAGAGCGGGGTCCAAGTATAGACACCCGGAGTCTGTCGCTGATGATGAGCAGCGGACCGCGAAgcagggcgagagagagagagagagagagatgagggAAATGGTAGACGAAGAAAGAGCTCCCCGGTACTGATGGccaggtggcggcggtgcggatGGGAGACGGGCGAGTGAAAGACAAGCGAACTCGCTAAAGCGGGCAATCCAATCACCGTAAAGAAGAATGCAAAgtctggggggggggcggagggagggcgcaggcgcagccaCAAGAACCAAattacacgcacacacacgcacacacgcaaaaaaaaaagaaaacgaacaAAGGAGTTGAACGACAGAAGCACCGGCTGGTCGATGCGCACGTGGGCGCGCGTGTattgcgtgtgcgtgctcgcggCACGAGTAGTATTAAAGGACAAGTAATAGCACGCACATATCCACATGCATtggtgtgtgagtgtgtgtgtgtgtgtgtgtgtatgcaggGAAAAAGGATAGAACACAGGGAGGACAACAATCAAGTCGAGTACGCGGCGACGTGGATGCCAGGATGCACCGGTCGTTGTTAACGCGgcggaaagagaaagaggagcaAGGGGATGAGGGAAATAAGTTGCGTGAAGGAAGAGGATGAGTTTGTGTCTCTGTAGCACCCTTCGCCGCACGGTGGAGAGAGCACATGCCGATGTGGCGGGGGTGAGAGAGGACTCCGTCGCCTCACAGGCAAACCTCCTTTTTTCCAGTCCAAGCCTTGATGCTGTTCCCCGTAGAAGCAGCGGAGCCGCTGTACACCGCGCGGTGCGGCTATCCGCCCGACAATCACCCTGGCGTAAGAAGGAGGGATGTAGAGATGCAGGCGGGTAGGTGGgtagggaggaggagagggggggggggctgtcGCGCGGCTACGCATGTGGCGACACGGACGCAGAGAACGGGACAAGTGAGCTCTCTCCTCTTGCGTGCCATTCGCAGACATTACCGCTACCCTCGGTTGCGCATCCGCGGCATTCTTTCTCCCGTTGTGTGTTGgtgtttcgtttttgtttaCTCCTGTTGCAGCAGTGGAACACATGCATgtcacacgcgcacacatgggCGTGGTcgagacagagagaagggatcggggagaaggagggaacGACTTTTAACTGgacatccacacacacacacacacg
This sequence is a window from Leishmania major strain Friedlin complete genome, chromosome 14. Protein-coding genes within it:
- a CDS encoding putative immunodominant antigen; the protein is MASVSNLTTAPAATGKSVLKTMVAIFKEEADIPRVLGESEAFIAYTLKNRRAIRLICRANNERGAFRLHESPVHDLRFVNFHSNVAASASSSDFYVWVAVFERGGTGHGASDKAATTEGRLTVKPYFKLVDKVVINTFHFFINPANNMPDLLVLYGKTAAVLESSKLISEYSTSMLEAKLSAASRELRQLPQETSLKSMCTTFSGSWLAFTSEATKVMACTLRNTTTPAWSGCEGDEIVQLSFVGSNAAAAGDSAAAPAADSSTALLAVSSKTKVCVWKLTGVAEPALLRIFTFGSIVTMLTSRNAMSIFNDNGKLARVQVRGDDDFDTTVYDMGGAVRPTSVCYHESTRFATVLVDAVKELDLYQLATNTASPSVSSPTSAPVKETTAGAAAPVPRSNSTPFVDPSIISTGIPFRPAASSYAAAPVPASVSSSAPVGSASPPANATSSTATNANPITAMAAYNSARSALQNATLPQSLDGLVASAVYQGDEALRRAIDGLLNVVKNVTQILLLTPDQLTRDHQQLVSLALEAQMTELQQTASASAAAAAPAVPAAAATNSRHSEAFNSYALAKLLAPVASEIATGVTRGVRDTLRTELDAAVNAAFNLSIRVNQKEVLRRRLEEALQETPRTLGENAAKWIDAYVERELSESLARMNASMSALEEENRKLQAALTQIMNSGAVQEVEAMRAELAALRAAIRSGEAIGNNGAAAGAGAAATPSPQTVIETAEKYMKEGRISQGLSYVVMAQNARCCVQLLDRLSEDDVARVVSDAETAEATWVKLITQMCEQEATETAEELEKVASFLFDVLSEHDEVIAKKTAKAQQVRSDVRHLIARARGKIESSDARRVLKDLEKSIQ